The Verrucomicrobiia bacterium genome includes the window ATCTTGCGCGATGAATTGGGCGTCCTGCCCCCGGGCGACCTTCGTCAGGCACTTGTAGCCCTTTCTAACGACTCCCAAGTCCTCCGTGACCTGTTTACCTACCGGTTTACGGAGGGAAGCCTGAGCGGTCACAGTTTTGGCAATTTGCTTATCTCCGCCCTAGAGAAAGTGACGGGTACGTTTGATAAGGCCGTCATTGAGGCGGGGAAAATCCTCGCCATTAAGGGAAAGGTAATTCCTGTGACAATGGACCAGATGCGGTTGATTGGCCGCACAGATGACGGCAAGCTTATCCATGGTGAACACGCTATTGAGGAACATATCTGGGGTGGGACATCGACAGTAACTAAGATTGGCCTGGAAAGTGCTTGTTCCGTGCACCCGTTGGCACGGCAGGCAATCCTGCAGGCTGATTTGATTGTGATTGCACCCGGAAGCATCTACACCAGTCTCATTCCCAACCTGCTCGTAGATGGCGTAAACGAGGCGCTGCGAAAAACCAGGGCCAAGGTGGCCTATGTGGTAAATCTGATGACAGAAAAAGGCCAAACAGGCTCATACTACGTACAGGACTTTGTAGACCTGCTTGAGGACTATTTAGGTGATGGCATGGTAGACTTCGCCGTCTTCAATACTGCGAAACCCCGGCCAGAACTGCTCTCCCGGTATAAGAAAGAAATGGAGCGTAGCCCTGTATTACTTGACCCTAAGCGGCGGAAGGGGCTTACCTATCAGTTGGTGGGGGCTAACCTGCTGCGCACCAAGGCGCCAGAGCTTCCGCCTAGTTCGGACAGGTTGCAGGTGACGCGTACGCTTATCAGGCATGACGCGAGGAAGCTTTCGCATGTCCTCAACTCCCTGACCTACCTAAAAGAAGCACAGAAATACCTTAAGTAATGCCTGAACTTCCAGAAGTCGAAACAATTCGCCGGGGGTTGGTGCCAAGACTGGTTGGTAGCCGGATCCGTTCCGTTGATGTTTTGGCGCCTAAATTGGCACGAGGGAATGTGACTGACTTGCACGGCAGGACCATTGCGGAGGTCCGTCGGCATGGCAAGCTGCTGGTTTTCATTTTGGATAACAAGTTGGCGTTTACCGTGCACCTCAAAATGACAGGACAGTTGCTGTGGCGGGGTGAGGGTAAGGATGCTGTCATGGGCGGGCACCCTTCCCAAGGTTATTTGGACCCGCTGCCCCATAAGCACACCCGTATTGTCATCAACTTTGAAGATGGTTCCACCCTCTTCTTCAATGACCTCCGAATGTTTGGCCACCTTACCGTTCTCACCGAAGAGGCGTTGAATGACCACGTTTTTGTAAATGCCTTGGGACCAGAGCCGCTCGAAGAAAAGTTTACGGTGGAATACCTACAGGCGCGTTTGCAGCGCAAAGCCAAGGTGTCACTGAAGGTATTTCTTTTGGATCAGACCAATATTGCAGGCTTGGGGAACATCTATGCGGATGAGAGCTGTTTTAGGGCAGGAATTCTCCCCATGCGTTTGGCTGGCAGCCTTTCCCAGAAAGAAGTTGAGCTGCTGCATGGCGCCATACGTGAAACACTGGAGCTTGCCTTGAAGTTTGGGGGCTCCAGTGCAAAAGACTATCTCAATGCCATTGGTGACAAGGGTACGTACTTGCAGGTAGCAAATGTGTACCACCGCACGGGCCTGCCCTGCACCCGCTGCAAGGTTGGTACCATAGAGCGTATCAAGCTGGCCGGGCGTTCGACGCATTTTTGCCCTAACTGTCAGCACTAGCCATGCGTCAAAGCAAGGCAACAGCCATTATCCTGCATGCTGCAGATATCTTTGATGCGGACCGCAGCTATCTCATGTATACGCGGGAGCAAGGAAAGCTTCGCGCCCGCGCCAAAGGGGTTAGGCGGCCTAAGTCCCGTTTAGCGGGCAACCTGTTGCCGTATGTGACAACGGAACTCGAGTTTGTGGTAGGGGAAAGTGGCTGGGAACTCATTGTCCAGGCGCAAACCCATGAGACAGGGGGGTATCCAGAAGAGTCCCTGGCCTTTTTCCAGTATGCCGAACTGATTGCGGAGACGGTGGATAAACTGCTTCCTGACCGTGAAGCACACCCTGAGTTTTTTGATGGGCTTGAATACACGCTCGACCGTATGCGCCACTTGTGTGCAAAGGATCCGGACAAGGGGCTGCTCATGCTCATTGTGGCCGAGCTGGTGTTCAAGCTCCTTATAGTTTTGGGATACCACCCAGAACTGGAGCGGTGCGTAGTAACGGGGGAAGCGCTTACCCCACAGGGTCTTGCTTGGAGTAGCCAGGTTGGCGGGGTGGTTAGTGAAGAGGGGATGCGGAACATGTCGGTGCCTAGTATGCCGCTGCGTTCATCTCGCACCGTGGTATTGCTCAGGCAACTGGCGCGCCCCCAATTTGTGGCAGAGCGCCTGGCAATGGACGAGGAAGTGCGGATAGAGACCTGCCGTGTCATCTTTGACTACTTGCAAACACAGTTGGGAAAGCCCCTTAAAAGCTATGTTGTGTTGGGCCAGCTGTAGGTCCTGTACCTTACAGGCAAGGATAAATCTGATAAGCTAGCTTCATGGAAAACAAGCTCCCCACCCTCGATCCTATCGTCAACTTAGCCAAGCGGCGCGGTATTTTTTATAACACCGCAGAGCTTTACGGCGGCGCCAACGGTCTCTTTGACCGTGGTCCTTTGGGTGTGGAAATGGTGATGCGCATCAAGCAGCTGTGGTGGAAGCGCTTTGTGCATCGCCGCGATGACGTGGTGGGATTAGATGCTGCCATCATTACCCCCGCAGTTGTTTTGCAGGCCTCAGGCCATACCGAAAACTTTACTGACCCACTCATTGAGTGTCTGAAATGCCATATCCGTCTGCGTGCTGACCATTTCCTTGAGGAAGAGTCAGACGAGGTCTTCTCTATCCGCTGGCGCGATGAGGCAATGCGCATTCGCAAGATTGGGGAGAAGCGGGCTGAAGAGGAGGCACACAGCGCTCGTATGAAACTTAATGACGAGCAGGTACTTACGTGTCCAAGTTGTGGCGAATCCCATTTTACGGAATCCCGCAGCTTCAACATGATGTTCAAGACACAGCTGGGTGCGGTTGAAGGGGCAGGTGCTGAAGCGTACCTGCGGCCAGAAACTGCCCAAGGTATTTTTACGAACTACAAAAATATCCTGGATTCCTACCATAAGAAATTGCCATTTGGTGTGGCGCAAATTGGTAAGGCATTCCGTAATGAAATAACCACTGGAAACTCTATCTTCCGTATTAGGGAGTTGGAGCAGGCTGAAATTGAATACTTTGTGAAACCCGGTGAGGACGAGGCGTTCTTTGAACATTGGAAGGGCGAGTGGTATGCCTTCCTGACAGAAGACATTGGCCTAAAGCCAGAGATGCTACGGGAGTATGAACATCCAAAGGAAAAACTTTCCCACTATTCCAAGCGTACGATGGACTATGAATACGCCTTCCCGTTTGGCTGGGGAGAGTTGACCGGCCTCGCTAACCGTACAGACTTTGACCTGCGGCAACACATGGAAGCCTCCTCCCGTGACCTTACCTACTTTGAGGAAGAAAGCCGCGAGCGTTTCCTACCGTTCACTATCGAGCCAACGCTTGGTATCGACCGTACCCTTTTGGCAGTACTCTGTGATGCTTACCGGGAGTATCCAAAAGGCCGTGACGGGAATGGGACAGAAATGGAGACAGTCCTTCACCTTCCTAAGCAGCTTGCCCCCGTGCAGGTGGCAGTGCTTCCCCTTATGAAAAAGGATGGCCTGGGCGACAAGGCGCGGGAAGTAGCGGGAATGCTTCGCCAGCACACGGTGACTGTCTACGATGAAACCGGCGCCATTGGAAAGCGCTACCGCCGTCAGGACGAGATTGGTACGCCAGCCTGTGTAACGGTGGACTACCAAACCTTGGAAGATGGCACCGTAACCGTGCGTGACCGCGACACAATGGAGCAGCGAAGGGTAAAGATTGAAGAGCTACCCAGCCTCTGCAAATAAAAAGATCCCCCGGCAATGGTGCTGGGGGATTTTATGCTTCAGAGGGGAAGCGAGCGAGTCTCTCCGGTTGAAGAGGTAATGAGGCAGATTCCGGCACCACCGTCTTCGCCACCTTCCCAATCGAAGGTGCAATCTGGGAAGAGGATGGTGAGCAGTTCATCGTAACTTTCGGTCACGTTGGCTGCGATTTGTTGTATTTCCAGACCGAGTAGCCCGGGGGTTAAGGTGAGCAGGTAGTCGCAATTGACCTGGCAAGCCAAGTGGCTGAACCGCTCTGTATGGCGCTTGAAGGGGCTGGTCTTCCAGCTAACGGTAACCCGAAAGCTATAGGTCCTCACGCTCTGACGCACATAGGTCCGCTCAGTCACAATGCTTACTTTAACCTTGGGGAGGCCGAGGCCTTCCAAGGCGTAAACAATGCTGTGGCCAAGCTGTGTGAAGTTGGGGGGTACGGTGAAACCCGGACCCTGAGGCGTATTCAGTCGGTAGGACCAGCCACCTAGGATGATTTGGACATCATCTCGGATGGCTTGGATACGCTCTTCGTTGAACTCTCCAAAAGGTACAAACAACATGGAGAGATAGTGGCATATCGGGGTTTCCCTGTCAACGAGAAAGAAGGAAAAGTATCAAAATCGGAGGTGAAGTACCTTGCTCAAAATAATAAGTGGATCCCGAACATCTACCGAACCTGGTTGACACACCTGTGAAAGGGGTTGAGAATGGGAACATGTGGTCCGAGGTGGGGCAAAGTGGAGGACCCGCAAAATAGCTAAACCTGGAATATGTTCATCGGTGAACACCGACACAGTATCGACGAGAAGGGACGCATCCAGGTCCCGGCGAAATGGCGGGCCCAGTTGGCCGAGGGGGCCGTTGTAACCAAGGGGTTCGATGGTTCCCTCAAGCTATACCCTGTCACTATGTGGCAGGATATAGCGCTCAATCTTTCAAAACTCCCTCAGAGCCAGGCGGCTTCCCGTGCATTTGTACGGCAGACCCTTGCTGGCGCAGTTGACCTTGAGCCTGATAAGCTTGGCCGGTTTGTCATTCCGTCGTACCTACGACAGTTTGCTTCACTGACCAAGGAGACAGTGCTTGCGGGCTTGGCTGATCACGTTGAAATATGGGATGTCAAAACCTGGGAGAAGTACCAAGCGGGCATTGACCCAACTGCTCCTGAATACGTCCAGACACTTACTGAAATCGGCATCTAGCCCAAAG containing:
- a CDS encoding gluconeogenesis factor YvcK family protein, whose translation is MTGKRIVVIGGGTGTFAVLQALRDGASEVTAIVSTADDGGSTGILRDELGVLPPGDLRQALVALSNDSQVLRDLFTYRFTEGSLSGHSFGNLLISALEKVTGTFDKAVIEAGKILAIKGKVIPVTMDQMRLIGRTDDGKLIHGEHAIEEHIWGGTSTVTKIGLESACSVHPLARQAILQADLIVIAPGSIYTSLIPNLLVDGVNEALRKTRAKVAYVVNLMTEKGQTGSYYVQDFVDLLEDYLGDGMVDFAVFNTAKPRPELLSRYKKEMERSPVLLDPKRRKGLTYQLVGANLLRTKAPELPPSSDRLQVTRTLIRHDARKLSHVLNSLTYLKEAQKYLK
- the mutM gene encoding bifunctional DNA-formamidopyrimidine glycosylase/DNA-(apurinic or apyrimidinic site) lyase, encoding MPELPEVETIRRGLVPRLVGSRIRSVDVLAPKLARGNVTDLHGRTIAEVRRHGKLLVFILDNKLAFTVHLKMTGQLLWRGEGKDAVMGGHPSQGYLDPLPHKHTRIVINFEDGSTLFFNDLRMFGHLTVLTEEALNDHVFVNALGPEPLEEKFTVEYLQARLQRKAKVSLKVFLLDQTNIAGLGNIYADESCFRAGILPMRLAGSLSQKEVELLHGAIRETLELALKFGGSSAKDYLNAIGDKGTYLQVANVYHRTGLPCTRCKVGTIERIKLAGRSTHFCPNCQH
- the recO gene encoding DNA repair protein RecO; the encoded protein is MRQSKATAIILHAADIFDADRSYLMYTREQGKLRARAKGVRRPKSRLAGNLLPYVTTELEFVVGESGWELIVQAQTHETGGYPEESLAFFQYAELIAETVDKLLPDREAHPEFFDGLEYTLDRMRHLCAKDPDKGLLMLIVAELVFKLLIVLGYHPELERCVVTGEALTPQGLAWSSQVGGVVSEEGMRNMSVPSMPLRSSRTVVLLRQLARPQFVAERLAMDEEVRIETCRVIFDYLQTQLGKPLKSYVVLGQL
- a CDS encoding glycine--tRNA ligase; protein product: MENKLPTLDPIVNLAKRRGIFYNTAELYGGANGLFDRGPLGVEMVMRIKQLWWKRFVHRRDDVVGLDAAIITPAVVLQASGHTENFTDPLIECLKCHIRLRADHFLEEESDEVFSIRWRDEAMRIRKIGEKRAEEEAHSARMKLNDEQVLTCPSCGESHFTESRSFNMMFKTQLGAVEGAGAEAYLRPETAQGIFTNYKNILDSYHKKLPFGVAQIGKAFRNEITTGNSIFRIRELEQAEIEYFVKPGEDEAFFEHWKGEWYAFLTEDIGLKPEMLREYEHPKEKLSHYSKRTMDYEYAFPFGWGELTGLANRTDFDLRQHMEASSRDLTYFEEESRERFLPFTIEPTLGIDRTLLAVLCDAYREYPKGRDGNGTEMETVLHLPKQLAPVQVAVLPLMKKDGLGDKAREVAGMLRQHTVTVYDETGAIGKRYRRQDEIGTPACVTVDYQTLEDGTVTVRDRDTMEQRRVKIEELPSLCK
- the mraZ gene encoding division/cell wall cluster transcriptional repressor MraZ → MFIGEHRHSIDEKGRIQVPAKWRAQLAEGAVVTKGFDGSLKLYPVTMWQDIALNLSKLPQSQAASRAFVRQTLAGAVDLEPDKLGRFVIPSYLRQFASLTKETVLAGLADHVEIWDVKTWEKYQAGIDPTAPEYVQTLTEIGI